TCGTCGAATGTCACGCTTCGGCCAAAGACGTAGCCGACTTCAAACAGTGAGCTGATGCCGTCTGTTCGTTTGCTTTCGAAACCGGCGATCACTCGGAAGTCTCGAAAATTGACGAAGTCGTCAGCGCCCGACGGCCGCTGCACGGCGAACCGACCACCGCCGAATTCTCCCGCCAGATACACCCAGTCTTCCACGGGAACGGTCGTGCCAAACCAGTGGATTCGTCGGGCGATGCGCGGTCGCGGCGCTGTGATTTCGATCCGCGTATCCGTGTTTGGCTTGTAGATCAGTCCTCCGGCCGGAACCACCGGCAGTCCGTTCTGATTCAAGGCAATCGCGCCCAGCATCAGTTCCCAGCGGTCATTCAACTGCGTGGTGGCAAAGCCGTGACCTGTCAGGCGAAAGCCGGACGCCGAAGTTTCGAAATCGGAATAGACGCCGCCCGTGACGCCCACGACCAGTTTCGTGCGATCACTCCAGTCATGCAGCCACGTCGCCGTCAGCGTCGCGGAATAGAGTTCCGACTTCAGCCCCAGAGCGGTGGGAGCATCCAGTGATCGCAGTCCGAAGGCAGGTGTCAGGACGAGAAACTTCAGGTTCTGAAACGGCATCGGAGCAATCACCGATACCTGAGTGGAAACGTCGGTGATTCCCAGGCCATCGCTTCCGCCGCCGGGAAGATAGGTCAGTTTCACACCGGCATCTCTGACCAGGCGGGGAACGCCGCCTTCGAACAATTCCTCCGGTGCTTCGCCGGGAGCGGGTTCGTCCGGCGGTTCCAGTGTCAGCTCCGGTGTGGAAACTGTGTTTTCCTGATTCAGCGCGGGAGTGTGTGCATTCGCGTTCCTCAGCGGAGCCAGCACAAGGCAGCAACCGACCGCAAGCCACATGGCGAAACGCAAAGCCGCCTTGAAGCGCACCGGAGCCTTCATGAACGACTTCCCGACGAGCACCGATTGTCCCGCAGCCGGTTCAGCGGTGAGTGCGTTCCATGAACATCGATCCATGACCGGCAGTCCGTTGTTGAAACCTCACGCAGGCGAGAACTCAGACATGACTGTGCACTGGGGAACAATTCCGCACAGAGGATTGATCGTT
The Planctomycetaceae bacterium genome window above contains:
- a CDS encoding DUF6268 family outer membrane beta-barrel protein, with product MDRCSWNALTAEPAAGQSVLVGKSFMKAPVRFKAALRFAMWLAVGCCLVLAPLRNANAHTPALNQENTVSTPELTLEPPDEPAPGEAPEELFEGGVPRLVRDAGVKLTYLPGGGSDGLGITDVSTQVSVIAPMPFQNLKFLVLTPAFGLRSLDAPTALGLKSELYSATLTATWLHDWSDRTKLVVGVTGGVYSDFETSASGFRLTGHGFATTQLNDRWELMLGAIALNQNGLPVVPAGGLIYKPNTDTRIEITAPRPRIARRIHWFGTTVPVEDWVYLAGEFGGGRFAVQRPSGADDFVNFRDFRVIAGFESKRTDGISSLFEVGYVFGRSVTFDDDPAEFKPSGTVMVRAGLSF